The region CGGACATTAGCGCTACAGATTCTTCGCGGAATCGAGTTAGCACTCCCACTGACGTATTGGTCAAGTCCGGCCCTTGTAGGAGCTGGTCATTCAAAGATGTTCCTCTGTATTTTGCGGAGCAGTCAAACACGACTCTCACTTTGTCAGGCTTTTGAGGGTGAAAGACTGGGTGATGGGGCAAATACCAAACTGGTGTGCTGAGCTCCTCAAGCTGTGCATGGTGTACTCCTTTTGCATAGCCTTTACGAAGAAGGTCGTCCATGAATTCTGTGTACTTTCCGTGAAGTAGTGCATCCTTCGTTAATCTGCGTTTCAGTAATTTCAAGCGGTGTTCGGCTAAGGATTTGTTGTTTGGCAGCTCTTGGGGGTGTTGTCGCCATGGTAACGCCATTTCGTAATGTCCTTCCTCTAGTTTGATAGATTCGTTCATATTGTCTAGGGCTCGACGATCTTCTTGAGACATTGAGGGTTTATTGCTGAATGCCGAGTCGTTAAACTCCATATTGCAAAATTTCTCAAACTGCTCGTTCAGTTGTACGTCAGCGTTTATGAAGCTGGCCGAGTGTGGTGCACTACCGGTTCTACCGAGGGGACCGTTTACGATCCAGCCTAGGGCTGTCCTTGTGGCATACGGTTCTCCTCTCTGTCCTCTCCGTATCTCTAATGGTTCTAGTGCTTGAGGAACATCACTTCCAATCAGCAGGCTTACTTCAGCATCGATTTCCGTTATTTCGATATCTCTGAGGTGGGACCATTTCTCTGCATCTTGCTGAGTCGCCATATTTTCTGTTGACACCGGTAGCTTGACCGTAGAGAACACTTTGGGAAGGTCTATGAAATTCTCTTCTTGTAAATCGAAAAGTTCCAAGCTCACGATAGAACTTTCGACTGGTCTGTCTTCTTGAGTCATAGTCGTCAGTGATAGTGTGGTTCTTTTCCCAGCTGCCTTCAGTTGATTCATTAAACGCTCCGAACAGAATGTAGTGTTGGAACCTCCATCTAAGAATGCGTAAGTCTCGATCATTGTTGAGCTGTTCTTGGCTTTCACCTTCACTGGGACTATGGCAAGGCTGGTTACTTGCAGCGGCTGCGATCATCGGCTGCGCGAGTCCTCTCCAGTATTGACATAAACACTTTGAACTACTGTCTCGAGCTGTCGATCTTCGTTATTTCATTTGGGGTTCACGCTCTCAAGAGGGTCGGCCGCATCGTTCCTTTTCTCATTTGTGTTACCTTTCGGATGGAGAAACGTTGAATGCTTGAAATTGCAATCTTTCACTCGGCAGAAAGAGGGCATTTCGCACATTTCTGCAAGATGACCACGAGCAAAGCAGTTGTTACAAAGTCCCTTCTTGTGCACAAATTGAAGCCTCTCTtccaatgttttctttctgaagTCTGGACACTGAAACAACCTGTGGTTTTGGCTGCACGATGGGCATTTTACGCTGGATGTTCCGGGAGGCGACGGCTGCTTGGATTCAGCATTCGTGCCGAATGAGGCCCCTGGGCCCCTGGGCGTGCCGTTTCCAGATCTGCTCCTGTGTTTGCTGGAGTCGTTTTTGTTGTCGCTCGTAATATTCCCGAAAATGGGGTGGGTTGTAACTCTTTTCTCCACGAATGTGGCGATGTCTTCAACAGTGACGGTCTTCAACAGTGACGTCGCGATTCTGTCGTTGGATGATATCGTCCACAACTTCACGCCACTTCTGTCTTATTCCGTAGGGCAACCTTTCAGTGACTTTCTTCAAGGCGTCAGGGTTCCCAAGTTTGTTCAGATAGCCTATGTCCTTCAGAGTGTTTTTGCAGCTTGTTAACTGGACGGAAAACCTCTGGAGGGCGTTTCCGTCCTCACCTCTTATGGGTGGGCCATTCGTAAGTCGGTCAACGTAGGCTGCGGCGATCTTGTAGTTCTGGCCGTATCTTTCTTTCAAGAGCCTGCGTGCTTCTTGGTAACCTTCATCTGGGCTCATTGCAAGGCAACTGCGCATCAGTTCTTGCACGTCTCCGGCTGTGCACTGTACGAGGTAGTACAATTGCGAACTACTGCTGTCGATTTTGCTTTCAATAAGATTTTCAAACGCACGAACGAAACTGCAGTACTCTATTGGCTGGCCTTAAATATCGGAACCTCTGGCTGCGGTGTAACGCTGTTGTTCTCTCATCATCCGCTCTAGTTGTTGATTTTGCTGTGTTTGCGTGTTCATCGTGCAAGTTGCGTGGCTGTTATGAAAGGCAATACCATTTTGGTTCGGGTCAGATGTTTCGTTCGCGCTGTTTAAGATTAACTGACCACCGGATTTCGAGGTGTGTGGCCATTCCTTTGCAGTCAGGTTCAAGGTTTGATGCTCGATAGACGTTTCTTGCTCGTGTTTTGCTTCGTTAACTGACCAGCCTGGTACTGGAGTTTGTTCTATTTTTGGGGAGGGCGAGAATTGCGCGACGTTCTGAAGATGACCGGATTTCGAGTCgcgattttctttttccttttctattTCAACGTACGCTTGTTCTTCGGCCGTTGCCATCTGTAATTTTATTTCGAGATCAAgcatttcttgtttttgttgtaaCTGCAATTCTTCTTGCTGTAACGCCATCTTTTTCTTATAATTCGCGGCTTCCACCTCTAAAGCAGCCTTTCTGGCGGCAGCCTTTGCCTTTGCGCTTGGCTTCTGACTGAAGATGAAATACG is a window of Montipora foliosa isolate CH-2021 chromosome 5, ASM3666993v2, whole genome shotgun sequence DNA encoding:
- the LOC138003977 gene encoding uncharacterized protein — protein: MIETYAFLDGGSNTTFCSERLMNQLKAAGKRTTLSLTTMTQEDRPVESSIVSLELFDLQEENFIDLPKVFSTVKLPVSTENMATQQDAEKWSHLRDIEITEIDAEVSLLIGSDVPQALEPLEIRRGQRGEPYATRTALGWIVNGPLGRTGSAPHSASFINADVQLNEQFEKFCNMEFNDSAFSNKPSMSQEDRRALDNMNESIKLEEGHYEMALPWRQHPQELPNNKSLAEHRLKLLKRRLTKDALLHGKYTEFMDDLLRKGYAKGVHHAQLEELSTPVWYLPHHPVFHPQKPDKVRVVFDCSAKYRGTSLNDQLLQGPDLTNTSVGVLTRFREESVALMSDVEAMFHQVKVRPDDRNALRFLWWTYGDLSKQAEEFQMIVHLFGGTSSPSCANFALRKTADGNEGDFDPETIQTIRRNFYVDDCLKAVKSESLAVKLVDHLSTCLAKGGFHLTKWISNSSPVIESIPESERAPSLRKLDFDKSKHVERPLESSGTLPQIRLGSLLPSKTDHLREEEFSLP